In the Endozoicomonas sp. SCSIO W0465 genome, TGCTGTATCAGGAAGTGTTAGGGGTTCGACATCATATTCATGCAATAAATTAAACGGATGATCGTTATCTTCGAGCTTATCTGATTGGTTATGGTAAACAGAAACAGGAGTGTTCAACGCCTGTGCAGACAACCCCTTATAGGTCATGCAGGGTTCGCTTAAGCAACAATCATACGTTTGTTCTAATAAATCCAATGAGCCAGCGCAATAATCAGAAATGAAAGGATCGAATGAAGTTAACTTATTTGAGAGATCCATTGAGTTTCTGCTTGATTGGAAATAATTCTATTATTTTGGTTGGGGTGTTGGTGTAGTCTGGGATTCACTGATAGGTCTGACAGCACCCTTTGTTCAGGATTTTGAAGATGATTAACCCCAACTGGCACTTTTTTAAAACTGGACCCACTGAGAGGGTTTTGACAGCTTTTATTGCATGGGATCAGGGAGTAATTGACTGGCGCCATTTGTTCAACTTTCGGCCCCAATGCTAAGCGACTTTGCTGCGGTGAGCTAACCAAAGGTATTCCATTTCCTAACCTCAGGGATAAAACCAGGATTCCAAAACCTCCTTTAACTCACTTTTGAGCGTCCCGGGAATTGGCATTGTTTTGACATAATTAAAGGCAGTGACAATGGATGGATGGTGGGTCCTGACGGTTCTGGCAACAACTGACAGACACTTATGCGCCAACTTATTTTGGTAATCAAATTTATTGAAACGAGCAAATGCCTGATCAATCTGTGCATCAGAAGCACCTTCCTGACATCGAATTTTCAGAACTTGCAACAGCCAACGTTTTTGATTGGACGATAACGACTGGACCAGACCAACTCGCCGGACGACAGAAGTCATTTTAAATAAAGTGGCATAGAGTTTCTTTTTCGGATCATGGAAGTCAACGGAAGCTGTCATAGCTCGATTGATGTCTTTTTTTGTTAAATGAACTCCGTTAAGGAGTAACCATTTAGACAATGTATGATGAACGTGAAATATCGCCCGTGACAATGTCCCTTGCCCAAGTGGATTTACCCAGTGAATAATATCCATCCCTTGCTCATAGAGCCAACGGACCATGGGCAGATGGCCTGCTTCGATAGCAGCATCCAAAACACTGAAGCCCCTTGGACCAGCAAAGTGAAGATCAACGCCTTGCTTATGTAACCATTTAACAATATGGAATTGGCCATTTCGGGCCGCAGAGTAAGCAGCGTCAAAGTGTACTTCATCACCGGGATGAATAGCCATGAAGTAAAGGCCCTGATCCTTTAGCCATTGCAGTATATGTAAATGTCCACCAGAAGCGGCCGCTTCCAGCATCGTTCTATAAACGCCCTCGATACCATCAGCATACTGAATGCTCGCTGTCTGTTGACACAGCCACTTAAGTATCCGCAAATCCCCCCACTCCGCCGCCAGAGTAAAGCAAGTATCGCCACCATCGGTAAGGATTTGCCAATTTGTTCCCACCTGGAAGCACCACTTAACCATCGGTAAATGGTTTCCCAAAAGCGCGCACAACATAGCTGAATCGTCAGGATGATCCAGATTAAAACCCAGCTGATGCAACCATTGAAGAAACTCAAGCTGCCCTGATTGAGCGACCCAAGTGATGTGGCCGATCTCCCTGTAATCAGACTGAAAAGTAGCCCCTCGCTGAAAGAGCCACTTTGCCACTTCAAAGCGGGCTTCAACAACCGCTATATCCAGAGCGCTGCGACCACTAGCGTTCTTTTGATGAATATCCACACCTTGTTCATATAACCACTGAATCACTGGAAGATGGCCTTTTTCTGCGGCCAGCATCAGGGCATTTTCTCTATCATGGTTAAGATGATGCAAGTTATAGCCCTTTTGCCAAAAGCAATTAACCAGAGCCAGATATCCATTTTTTGCCGCCAGCATCAGGGGGCTATTACCGCGCTTGTCGAAACAAGAGACATTCATTCCCACAAGGTAGAACCAAACCGCTAATGACTGGCGAGAACATCTCAGGGCAAGCAGCAAGAGATCTGGGTAACGCTGATGTAAAGCGATGCGTTGACCCAGCCATTTAACGACGGAAACATGACCATAAATGGTAGCCAGTGCCACAGCATCATCACCTTCGTTATTGCGACCGCCCAAAACATGCCGGAAACTGAGCCATTGGACAACACTTAAATGCCCCTTACTGGCGGCCAGATTGAGGGCACTGTCACCGAGTTTATTGAAATGATGAAGGTCCACACCCCGATTATGAAGCCAACGTACCATATCGAGATTACCGCACTGGGCTGCCAGCATAAGGACATTATTTCCGCACTCAGTGATATGAGAAAGATCAACCCCCTGTTGAAAAAGCCACTGTACCACCGATAAATGGCCATAGCTGGCGGCAAGAGACAAGGCACTGTCCTTACCACTGGAATAACGGTTAGAATTATTGGCACAATCAAGCCCGAAACCTTGCTGATGAAGCCAACGCACTGCAGCCAGCTGTCCTTTCTTTGCTGCCAGCATAAGTGCATTATTGCCAGAATAATCTGTGTGGTGGATATTAAGCCCTTGCCGTTTTAACCACTGCGCCAGCTCAATATGACCATTACTCACGGCCAGAACGAACGCATTACAACCAAAACGTTGGGGTATGGAAGCACTGCCATCACTCGCTATCTGATCCATGTCAACATCCACTGAATGCAACCACTGAACCATTGCCAATGAGCCTGCCATGGCAGCCAGAGTAACAGCATTGTGGTGCTGTTGGTTAATTTGGTGAATATTCAACCCTTTTTGCCACAGCCATTGACTCGCTTTCAGGTAACCTTTGCTTACTGCCAGAGTAAAGGCGTTATCGCCATTGTGATTTACCTGATGGATATCAACGCTTGATAGCGCAAGACTCTCCATCAGTTCCATAAAGCCACTGCCAGCAGCCAGCATGAAGGCATTATTGCCGTCTCTGTCAACGTAATGGATATCTGCGTCCAGTGAACATAACCAACGAGCCGTGGGTTCATGATGGCTGGCGGCCAGGGTCAGGGCACTGTCATGCTTTTTGTTAATCTGATGGATATTGGCTCCGTGTTGCAAAAGCAGCCGGGCCACTGTGAGATGTCCGCCCGAAACGGCCAGGAGCAAAGGACTGTTACCACATTGATTGGTTTGATTAATGCCGGAAAGCGCCTTTGGAAGCAAACTTTCGAGGAGTTCAACATGCCCACAATCTGCCGCATACATCAGACAGTTATTACCATTATGATCGATCTGACAGGGATTGACGCCCATTCGCAACAGCCATTGAACCACAGGTAAGTGGCCGCCTTTAATGGCATGATGAAGAATAGTACGACAGTCTGGATATATTTTATGGATATTCACGTTTTGGGTACAGAGCCATTGGATGATCTCAATATGGCCCTCCCGGGCAGCCAGTGACAGGGCATCACTCACCTCGTTATTGTAGTGGGTGAGTGTGCCCCCGTGCCCTGCCAGCAACTGGGCCACTTCCAAATGGCCGTTTCGGGCTGCCAGCATCAGCGCAGTATTGCCTTCGAAATTCTCCTGATTGACATCAAGCGGTGTGGTGATGAAATTTCTCGCACTGTCCAATAACCAGTGCAGTAAAGGAAGTTGTCCACTGCCCGCTGCCAGGGTCAGGACATTATCGCCGTTAAGATTGCACTGGTAAATGTTGACGCCCATCACCACCAGCCATTTCACCACCAGCAGATGCCCGCCGGGGGCCGCCAGCGTCAGAGCGTTATCACCCTGATGATTCACATGAAAGATATCAACCTCTTCCAGATCAAAACGCGTCAAAATGTCATGCTGGCCAGTTTGTGCGGCCAGCATCAAAGCGTTATTACCGGCGTGATTAAGATGATGAATATAAGCGCCTTCCCGGACCAGACGGTTGATTTCTTCACCCTGGCCATTTTGTGCTGCCAGACACAGAGGGGTGTTACCGTTGCTGTCCCCACGGTCAATATCTGCCCTTCTGCAACGCTTGACAGGCACTATTGGATCGTCACCACCAGGGCAGGGAGCATTGACTCGAACCTCTGGCTCTGAATCGGGAATATGGCATTTCCGCTTGCGTGATAAGTTGCCAGTCGAGCAGTCCAGAGTGCTGGCCACCGTATTAATGCAATGATTATCTGATTCTGGCAATTCTGAGACAGCGGGCAATGGTGCAGGAGATGGTGCAGGAGATGGTGCATGAACTGGTGCAGGAGATGATTGGGTTACACTGATGTTATTCATATTGATTGACGTTTTGATAGAATTTAATTCCCTGTATCCCAGAGAAGCGGTAGTCCATTTCAGCATATCAGCAGCGGATTGGTCAGAATGAACGTCCGACAATAAATCTATTGGACACCAGCAGGCCGTCTGAATTCCCACAGTAACAAAAAAGTTTCCCTAAATTTCAGGACAATTCCTAAGCGCCATTTCTACCTGAAGGCAGCTTTTTTATTGTAAATTCGTGTTCCATCATTAAGTAGCTACCTCGAATAACCTCCTCTGATGTCAATTACCAGACAAAGTTGGACTTCGCCATTTCTCCGTTATCCACCAGAATATCCTGTGCGGTCATGCTACGATTGACAGTCGCCATGAAGTAAACCCATTCCGCAATTTCTTCAGCACTGGCCCATTTGGGCAGTAGTGTTTCAGCCATAATGGCCCGCCATTTATCAGGATCGTCCATTACCGGCCGGTTCAGCTCGGTGAGTACGCCTCCCGGTGAAATACTGTTGCAGGTGGCACCGTATTGAGCGACCTGCAATGCAGTCCATTTTGTGTAGGCAACTACACCGCCTTTGGAGGCAACATACTCCGGAAATTCGGCACCGGAATGGGCACTGGCAGAGGCCACATTGACAATGGACTGAATCGCCGGCTGCAAACCATAGAGTCTGGTACAGTTCATTACCCCACCCAAATTGATGGCGATATCCTGCGAGGTATTTTGCACTCCGGCATTGTTGATCAGATGGGTTACCTCCCCGATTTCAGGGAGCGACTCAAGGTCAGACACATCAGCCAGTACATGATGGTAGCGTTCATTGACGAGCTTGCCCGGGTTAATATCGATACCCACCACAGTGATGCGCCGATCCTGCAAAAAACGCTCACAGACAGCCAGGCCGATACCTGCACTGGCTCCGGTAATGATGACTTTCATGTGCGCTCCCATATTTCCCTGACCTTGATCTTTCTGCACAAATACACGACAGGTGTATCACACATACTGGTCACCAAAAAAATACCGTAGCTGGTGATGATGATACTGAGCAGATCCATTACCGGAAACGTGCCGTAAAAAGCGCCAAAAGTGAACAAAACTGCATTTAACAGCTGGGAGATCATGGTGGAAGCATTATTTCGCAGCCATAGATATTTCTCGTTAAACCCTGTCCAGTGCCATATTTTGTGGTACAGCCATACATCAAAGCGCTGCGCAATGGCATAAACCAGCAGGCCGGTAATCATCAGGCGTGGAGTATTGCTGAAAATTGCCTGTATATGTGGCATGGCAAAATCCAGTGTATTGGGCATGAAATACAGCCAGCTTTGGGAAATAACAATAAACAGAGCCGAGGTGAAAAAGCCCACATTTACCGCATAATTGGACCATTTTTTACCGCCAACCTCGCTGAGAATATCGGTTATCAGGAAGGTGGTGGCAAACATGATATTCCCCAGGGTCATGTCCATACCGAAGGCATTGATCTGCACCAGTACCTCAATATTAGCGGCCACGATGGCCAGCACGGTGTAACACAGAAGCCCCAATTTACCGAACAGCCGGTAGGTTAAAATGACCATGCCGTAAAATAAGAAAAGCTGGCCAATCAATAGTAATTCGTTCAAGTGTACTCTCTGCTATCAACTGTTTTTTTGGTGTTGCAGGTAACGATTAACGGATGTTTGAAGGCACTTTTCAATACCAACATATACCGAATTATATGGGGCAGACGTTAGAAATATATAATTCCCAAGGCTAGCTACTTATAATAAGTGATTATCAGGTGAGACAAATTCCTTGTCGTTCAGACCGGGACTGAAGAGGTGATGTATGGGAATGAAAGAAAATATCATCGATAAGCTGAATGAGTCCTTGCAGAACGACGTTATCGAGGTAACCAATGAGAGCCATCTGCACAACACGCCTCCGGGTTCCGAGTCACACTTTAAGGTCGTGATTGTCAGTGAAGCATTTCAGGGAAAAATGCCGGTTAAGCGACACCAGATGATTTACGGGCTACTGGCTGACGAACTGCGCGAGCAGATCCATGCGCTGGCCCTACACACCTACACACCAGGCGAATGGCAGGCAAGAAACCAGGCTGCCCCGGCATCACCCGATTGTCTTGGTGGTAATAAAAAGTAACCGGGCTGGATCGTCAGATAGTGAAAACAATCGCACTACTGCGCAATTGAAGTATGCAGCCCACACTCTCGATGTCCGTATATTTTCGTCGGGTCGTAGTAATCTGCTTCAATCGGCAGATCGTGGGTGACCAGGTATTCCTCAACATCAAGTTCAGTCCAGTTCAGGAACGGCGCCACACGGTAATAACCCTCTTTCGTCAAACTGACCACTTCAAGGTTCTGCCGGAATTCGGTCTGGTCCTTTCGGATTGCAGTCAGCCAGTAATCCGGTGCTGATGCGTTCATGGCACGGGCAAAAGGCTCCAGTTTCACCTGGCGGGTAAACTCATCATGTTCCGGGGTATCGACCTCCGGTACACCACCATAAACAGCATCACGAAAGCCACGACTGTACTCCGGGTGAAAGATCCGGATATTGAGGTTCAGACGCTGAATCAGCTGGTCAGCAAAGCGATAAGTAGCTTTAGTACCATAACCCGAATCGATCCAAACCACCGGAATATCGGGCTTGGCCTGCGTGGCCATATGGATGATGGCCGCTTCGTGCGGCCCGAAGTTGGTGGTAAGCAAGGGTTTTCCCGCACGCTGGACAGCCCACTGAATAACAGCCTGCGGACTCAGTGTCGACAGTTCCTGATTGATCATCTTCAAATTCATTATTTTCCCCATCAACCCATAACTCAATGGAGGCACTATATGATTGATGACTTATAACCACAAAGACTAATATGGACTATAAATATTACTTAATTCAATAATCAGACTCTGTTGCTGCTATCGTCAGCCTCAGTGCTGAATACACCAGCAACGATGAATGCCCGGTCTACGCTGAAAATCGCGATCAATGGTAGCAGCCGTGATCTCTTCAACCCTGAACTTTTGCTCCAGCGCTTTGGCCAGCTGGAAACGCCGGAAGTTGTTGGAAAAGTAGAGTACTCCCGCTGGTTTCAGCCTGGCCATTGCCCGCTCAACCAACTCAACATGGGCTTCCTGCACATCAAATACTCCCCGCATTCGCTTGGAGTTTGAAAAGGTGGGGGGGTCCATAAAGATCAGGTCATAGTTCCGGGTATCCTGCTTCAGCCACTGCAGGCAGTCTGCCTGTTCCAGCCGGTGTTTGCGATCCAACAGGCCGTTCAGCGCCAGATTTTTCCGGGCCCAGCCAAGATAGGTATTGGACAGGTCGACACTGGTGGTACTGGCCGCACCACCCACCGCCGCATGGACGGTGGCCGTTCCGGTATAGCAGAACAGATTCAGGAAATCTTTGCCAGCTGTCTCTCTGGCAATGCGCAGGCGCATTTTCCGGTGATCAAGAAACAGGCCGGTATCCAGATAGTCCTTCAGGTTTACCAGTAAACGACACTCCCCTTCTTTTACCTCCAGCATATCACCGGACTGTTCAAGCTTTTCGTACTGCCGCTTGCCAGACTGCCGTTCGCGACGCTTGAAGACCACATGACTTTCCGGAATACCCAGTACGCCGGGAATCACTTCCAACGCTTCCAACAGGCGCTGATGGGCTTTTGCCTCATCAATGCTTTTCGGTGCCGCGTATTCCTGCACATGAACCCAGTCTCTGTAGCAGTCGACAGCTACTGCATATTCCGGCATATCAGCATCATAAAGGCGATAGCAGTCAATGTGCGCATGCCTGGCCCACTTACCCAGCAGCTTCAGGTTTTTCTTCAGGCGGTTGGCAAACATTTCGCCACCCGGCGTACTGGCCTTGAAGGGATGGGCGGTACTGTCCAGGGAACTCTGCCGGGAAGCTGGCTGATCCACCTGACGCTCCCGGACATCATAAAGAAACAACTTACAGGAGAGCGCACCATTGAACAGGGTATAGCTCTTCTTCGGCCCCATCCCCAGACTTCTGACCAGCGCCTGTGACGAGGTAAAGATGGCGGCCTGCCAACCCGGCGTCTGCTGTTTAATTTTTTCGCCAAGGTGTTTGTAGAGATAGACGAGGCTGGCCTCATCCCCCATACGTTCACCATAGGGTGGGTTGGCGATCACCAGTCCGGGTTGAATATCCGGATCAACCTTCAAACTCGCCAGCTCCTGCTGTTTGACAGTAATCAGCTTGCCCAGACCGGCACGCTGGATATTTGCCCTGGCTCGCCCGACCATTTTTGGCAGGCCTTCATAACCGACAATGGTCGACTTCATCGCAGCCAGACCGGCAGTACGACGCTCACGTGCTTCCTCAAGGACCGCCAGCCAGATTTTGGGAATATGCCCCATCCACTTATCAAAACCAAAACGTGCCCTGAACAGTCCGGGAGCAATGTCAGCAGCCATCATGGCAGCTTCAATCAGAAAGGTTCCCGAGCCACACATAGGGTCCAGCAGTGTACTGCCCTGTTTTGCCAGTTCCGGCCAGCCAGACCGATACAAAATCGCTGCGGCCAGATTTTCTTTCAACGGTGCTGCACCGGCTTCCAGGCGATAACCTCGCTCATGCAGGCTCTGGCCAGACAGATCAATGGCGACATATGCCCTGTTGTTTCTGGCGTGCACATTGACCCGCAGGTCCGGCTTACGGTTATCGACCGATGGGCGCCAGCCATGGCGCTCACACAACTGATCAACAATCGCATCTTTGACCCATTGTGATCCGAAACGGGTATGGGTGATATCCGGTGTCGAGCCATTGAAATCGACCCGGAAACTGGAGCCCTGATCCAGGTGTTCATCCCAATCGAAAGAGTGCACACCTTGATACAATGCCTGCTTATCGGCAGCATCCACCTCGCCTATGCGCAACAAAATTCGACTGGCCAGACGCGACCAGAGGCAAGCCTTGTAGGCCAGCTGAAGCTGACCGGAAAAGCTGACTCCGGCAACGGTTTCCGCCACGTCACTGGCTCCCAGCTCCTTCAGCTCCTCTGCCAGCAGGGACTCCACGCCCCTGGGACAACTGGCAAACAGAGTCAGCATGGTTGTACTCATAGGTCATATTCCTGAAAAAGCTAAACAACAGCTTTTATTAACTAAAAATTCTCAATAATTTCTCAACAAATGCGTCAGATTTGGATAAAACTTATAACCAGATCAGCAAGAGGCAGTTACCATGTTGAAAAGACACAAAAGGGATAAATCAGATAGAGCCTTTAATAAAGGATACCAAATAGGCCTGTCTGGCCGCTCCAGGGACATCTGCCCCCATCAGGAGCCGGATTTACGCCAGTCGTGGTTAAGTGGCTGGCGAGAAGGTCGCGTTGATAACTGGGAGGGAATGACGGGAATCTCAGGGCTACACCGAATGTATAACTTCTCTCACTCCTATTCAGCCGACCTGCTCTGATGGCGCTGATAAAAAGCCCCTTCCGGGGCTTTCAGAAATCATCTGACTCCCTGAAACACAGCCTTGCTTATGGTCCAACAGAGTAGACTGCTTCAGCTGCCTCACGAATCAACCCCGGCCCCTGGTAAATAAAGCCTGAGTATATCTGCACCAGACTGGCTCCTGCCTTGATTTTATCTGCGGCGGTCTGAGCATCCATGATACCACCAACACCAATAATTGGCAGTTTACCGGAAAGCTCACCAGCCAGCAGTCGGATCACTGCGGTTGATTTGTCACTCAAGGGCCTGCCACTCAGACCACCCGCTTCGTTGGCAGTCGCGAAACCACTGACCTTGTCCCGATCCAGTGTCGTGTTGGTAGCGATGACACCATCCAGTTCATAGGACACCAGCTCAGCAGCAACCGCGGCCATTTCCTCATCGGTCATATCAGGGGCAATTTTGATGGCCAAAGGCACTTGGCGACCATACTCTTTAGCCAGTGACGCCTGTTCTTCCTTCAGGGCTGCAAGCAGGCTTTTCAGAGCATCACCATACTGGAGTTTTCTTAATCCCGGGGTATTGGGAGAAGACAGGTTAACGGCCACATAACCGGCATGAGGGTACACTTTACGCAGACAAATCAGATAATCCCGGTTGGCATCTTCAACCGCCGTGGTCAGGTTCTTGCCAATATTAATACCGATAACGCCCTGGTACCGGCTTTTTTGCACATTCGCGACCAGCTGATCAACCCCAAGATTATTAAACCCCATGCGGTTGATCAGCGCTTCTCTCTCAGGGATACGAAACATTCTTGGCTTTGGGTTACCGGGCTGCCCAACCGGTGTCACGGTTCCCAGCTCTAGAAAACCAAACCCCAGACTGCCCAGGCCATCAATACACTCGCCATTCTTATCAAGCCCTGCTGCCAACCCAACCGGATTGTTAAAAGTCAGCCCCATCACTTCTCTTGGTTTGGAAGGGACTTCAGGTGCCATCAGCCGGGTAAGGCCAAGACGTCCTCCAGCGCTGATCATTTCCATCGCGAAATCATGAGCAGTTTCAGCAGAGAGGCAAAACAGGGCACTTCGTGTCAGTTTATACATAGGAGTGATCGATCAGTATGCGCCAGACAAAAATTCGGAGGATTATACGACCTCCAATCCCTTTTGTCTCTGCCAAAACATTTACAATAAGCAGATGAAACCATCATCCACCGGTCCGGTCTGAACAATTGGTTAACTGTTCTTCAACATTCTGGGCAAAATAATGCAGCCGGTTCTTGCATCGTCTAATCTCCCCCTTAACGCTCCAGCTAATACCTACTCCCCTCGACAGCCTCTTGAAACGGCAAACAATGGCGAATGCCCGGATTTCAACAACACCTCAATTCACCATCGCCAAACCCGACCAGTCCAGCTTGATAACAGCTATTTCTCCGACTCAACCCGGAATAATCTGGAAATACCGTATTCAGACAGGGAAACAGGACGGTTAACCAACAAGCCAGCAAGAAAAACGACACTAACAGACACAGATACCAGCACACTGGACAGCCAGCCCTCTGCGACTGAAAACATCAATCCCGGCAATACGCCAGTCAACAAAGAGGCTGCCACTCAACCAGCCCCTCCTCCGGAATACCCAATACCAATAGAAGCAGAAAGCACTTACTGGCAATCTACAGCGCAGTATATTCTGTCGGGAATCAGAAAGCTGGCTAACGCCGTCTTGCCAACACCATCACAAGCCCTGGAGCATATCCATCTTGATATGCCATGCTTCAGAGAAGAACATGCAGGCCATCAATACATTGACCTGCCTATGAATGTCGATGCCATCGATAGCGACTTGAATAGCAGGGGACAACCCGGTAGCAGGGATCAGCCCAAAAGAGCTCAGTCCCAAATAGCGAGTGCCAGCACATCCTTTGAATCCGAAGAAACTGACGATAGTACAGCAGAAACAGCCCAGAGAGCGCCCTGCGTCAGCGCCAGGAAACATCACTCGCCCTTAAAACTTCAGGAAATCTACCAACAGTCACTCCCCATCGAGAAACTCTCTTCACAAACCAGCGGCGACTCCGGCAGCACATTAAACGGTATGGAAGATGAGCAGCCTGAGTTGCTTATTTCTCTTTATCCCCATGGCATCCTGCAGCTCCTGTTCATTTTATTCCCTGAAACCGCTGTTGACATTCTCAAAAGCCGGCTTGAAAAGCTGAGCAGTACCTCTGTGGATACCTTTGAAAAACTCCAGAAATCCCGGATAGGAAACCGTGATAAGTTCAGGCTCACTTTGGAGACAAACCTTGCAACGCTCAGGGAAAACCTCAACGACCTTGAAAGTGACCTGCACAATGCCTGCTTCCAGCTCGCGATGTTGAAGAACCTGAGAAAATTCGAGCACCAATACCATGTGTACTCCCTCGAATCGAAAATGGATGCCGACTTCCTGGTGCAGAAAGGAAGACTTTCTTCAGAGCTGCTGGCAACTTCACTTGACAAAATCGAGGGTAACCTGCTCAAAGATCCTAAACCACTCAAGCCCACTACCTGGCTGAGAAGGCTCGGTTACCAGTGCAAAGAACGTGAATTTATTTTAAGAGGCGCCATGGGTAGCCTGGCAAAATATCAAATGAAACAATCCGCCCAATCCGTACTCACCGAGCTGATGAAGCACCCACCAGTCAATATAACGGTTTCCGGAACAGATACCGGCATGAGGAATACCGTTAATCATTACATCCGGGAACAGCCTGAAACCGTTATCAAAGTGTTGACTTATCTGGTTTGCCTGAACGTAAAACAGTATCGAAGCATAAGCAATATCAAGGCCGCCAAACTTGTCCTGACCACGGGTCAGGATGCGTGCACAGCGGAGAGTGTTCGAGCCTTGCTTGATAGACTGACCAGACAAAATCTTATGCCAGAACCAACCAAACAGCTGGAACATGAGATTGGTCGGCTACATGCCGAACGCCTTGCCCATGCGCTTGAATCGTCCCAAACTGAAGCCAGTCTGCCAGAGCTGATGGATCAACGACAGCATATCCTGAATCTTAAGTTACTGAATCCTGAAAAAACAAAACCGACCTCCAGTGG is a window encoding:
- a CDS encoding phosphoadenosine phosphosulfate reductase family protein; amino-acid sequence: MNLKMINQELSTLSPQAVIQWAVQRAGKPLLTTNFGPHEAAIIHMATQAKPDIPVVWIDSGYGTKATYRFADQLIQRLNLNIRIFHPEYSRGFRDAVYGGVPEVDTPEHDEFTRQVKLEPFARAMNASAPDYWLTAIRKDQTEFRQNLEVVSLTKEGYYRVAPFLNWTELDVEEYLVTHDLPIEADYYDPTKIYGHRECGLHTSIAQ
- a CDS encoding BolA family protein; translation: MKENIIDKLNESLQNDVIEVTNESHLHNTPPGSESHFKVVIVSEAFQGKMPVKRHQMIYGLLADELREQIHALALHTYTPGEWQARNQAAPASPDCLGGNKK
- a CDS encoding ankyrin repeat domain-containing protein, producing the protein MLKWTTASLGYRELNSIKTSINMNNISVTQSSPAPVHAPSPAPSPAPLPAVSELPESDNHCINTVASTLDCSTGNLSRKRKCHIPDSEPEVRVNAPCPGGDDPIVPVKRCRRADIDRGDSNGNTPLCLAAQNGQGEEINRLVREGAYIHHLNHAGNNALMLAAQTGQHDILTRFDLEEVDIFHVNHQGDNALTLAAPGGHLLVVKWLVVMGVNIYQCNLNGDNVLTLAAGSGQLPLLHWLLDSARNFITTPLDVNQENFEGNTALMLAARNGHLEVAQLLAGHGGTLTHYNNEVSDALSLAAREGHIEIIQWLCTQNVNIHKIYPDCRTILHHAIKGGHLPVVQWLLRMGVNPCQIDHNGNNCLMYAADCGHVELLESLLPKALSGINQTNQCGNSPLLLAVSGGHLTVARLLLQHGANIHQINKKHDSALTLAASHHEPTARWLCSLDADIHYVDRDGNNAFMLAAGSGFMELMESLALSSVDIHQVNHNGDNAFTLAVSKGYLKASQWLWQKGLNIHQINQQHHNAVTLAAMAGSLAMVQWLHSVDVDMDQIASDGSASIPQRFGCNAFVLAVSNGHIELAQWLKRQGLNIHHTDYSGNNALMLAAKKGQLAAVRWLHQQGFGLDCANNSNRYSSGKDSALSLAASYGHLSVVQWLFQQGVDLSHITECGNNVLMLAAQCGNLDMVRWLHNRGVDLHHFNKLGDSALNLAASKGHLSVVQWLSFRHVLGGRNNEGDDAVALATIYGHVSVVKWLGQRIALHQRYPDLLLLALRCSRQSLAVWFYLVGMNVSCFDKRGNSPLMLAAKNGYLALVNCFWQKGYNLHHLNHDRENALMLAAEKGHLPVIQWLYEQGVDIHQKNASGRSALDIAVVEARFEVAKWLFQRGATFQSDYREIGHITWVAQSGQLEFLQWLHQLGFNLDHPDDSAMLCALLGNHLPMVKWCFQVGTNWQILTDGGDTCFTLAAEWGDLRILKWLCQQTASIQYADGIEGVYRTMLEAAASGGHLHILQWLKDQGLYFMAIHPGDEVHFDAAYSAARNGQFHIVKWLHKQGVDLHFAGPRGFSVLDAAIEAGHLPMVRWLYEQGMDIIHWVNPLGQGTLSRAIFHVHHTLSKWLLLNGVHLTKKDINRAMTASVDFHDPKKKLYATLFKMTSVVRRVGLVQSLSSNQKRWLLQVLKIRCQEGASDAQIDQAFARFNKFDYQNKLAHKCLSVVARTVRTHHPSIVTAFNYVKTMPIPGTLKSELKEVLESWFYP
- a CDS encoding queuosine precursor transporter, producing MNELLLIGQLFLFYGMVILTYRLFGKLGLLCYTVLAIVAANIEVLVQINAFGMDMTLGNIMFATTFLITDILSEVGGKKWSNYAVNVGFFTSALFIVISQSWLYFMPNTLDFAMPHIQAIFSNTPRLMITGLLVYAIAQRFDVWLYHKIWHWTGFNEKYLWLRNNASTMISQLLNAVLFTFGAFYGTFPVMDLLSIIITSYGIFLVTSMCDTPVVYLCRKIKVREIWERT
- the rlmKL gene encoding bifunctional 23S rRNA (guanine(2069)-N(7))-methyltransferase RlmK/23S rRNA (guanine(2445)-N(2))-methyltransferase RlmL, coding for MSTTMLTLFASCPRGVESLLAEELKELGASDVAETVAGVSFSGQLQLAYKACLWSRLASRILLRIGEVDAADKQALYQGVHSFDWDEHLDQGSSFRVDFNGSTPDITHTRFGSQWVKDAIVDQLCERHGWRPSVDNRKPDLRVNVHARNNRAYVAIDLSGQSLHERGYRLEAGAAPLKENLAAAILYRSGWPELAKQGSTLLDPMCGSGTFLIEAAMMAADIAPGLFRARFGFDKWMGHIPKIWLAVLEEARERRTAGLAAMKSTIVGYEGLPKMVGRARANIQRAGLGKLITVKQQELASLKVDPDIQPGLVIANPPYGERMGDEASLVYLYKHLGEKIKQQTPGWQAAIFTSSQALVRSLGMGPKKSYTLFNGALSCKLFLYDVRERQVDQPASRQSSLDSTAHPFKASTPGGEMFANRLKKNLKLLGKWARHAHIDCYRLYDADMPEYAVAVDCYRDWVHVQEYAAPKSIDEAKAHQRLLEALEVIPGVLGIPESHVVFKRRERQSGKRQYEKLEQSGDMLEVKEGECRLLVNLKDYLDTGLFLDHRKMRLRIARETAGKDFLNLFCYTGTATVHAAVGGAASTTSVDLSNTYLGWARKNLALNGLLDRKHRLEQADCLQWLKQDTRNYDLIFMDPPTFSNSKRMRGVFDVQEAHVELVERAMARLKPAGVLYFSNNFRRFQLAKALEQKFRVEEITAATIDRDFQRRPGIHRCWCIQH
- a CDS encoding SDR family NAD(P)-dependent oxidoreductase, whose amino-acid sequence is MQKDQGQGNMGAHMKVIITGASAGIGLAVCERFLQDRRITVVGIDINPGKLVNERYHHVLADVSDLESLPEIGEVTHLINNAGVQNTSQDIAINLGGVMNCTRLYGLQPAIQSIVNVASASAHSGAEFPEYVASKGGVVAYTKWTALQVAQYGATCNSISPGGVLTELNRPVMDDPDKWRAIMAETLLPKWASAEEIAEWVYFMATVNRSMTAQDILVDNGEMAKSNFVW